A window from Variovorax sp. PBL-E5 encodes these proteins:
- a CDS encoding HAMP domain-containing sensor histidine kinase, which translates to MRRGLDASAGSGRRRWRHRWRHSLRLRLVTVFVLLALAMTAVFIAGMQGTLAGGWREAGRPLIKDYVDRLVAEIGTPPDVARAEALTTRLPISIRIQGPVVNWASHPGRMDRRGFGPRGNELLSRTTADGHRISFGIGTLPWHEGASGIGWTTLALLLLLIACAFAYVRRLLRPLDDIREGAERFGRGAFDAPIPLRRRDELGDLAQRINTMAHDLQGMLDAKRALLLALSHELRSPLTRARLNAELLPTTPEGRTEREALLRDLGEMRDLISDLLESERLASPHAALHREPVDLAALVEEVLGDLPGGADVTRELAPGLPVLALDRTRTRLLVRNLLDNALRYSSGAARPPRIALRAAGGGIALEVRDFGPGVDAAQLERLTEPFYRTDSARQRATGGVGLGMYLCRLIAEAHGGSLAVRNAQPGLQIDVSLH; encoded by the coding sequence ATGCGGCGCGGGCTCGACGCAAGCGCCGGCAGCGGCCGCCGCCGCTGGCGCCATCGCTGGCGCCATTCGTTGCGCCTGCGGCTCGTCACCGTGTTCGTGCTGCTGGCGCTGGCAATGACAGCGGTGTTCATCGCCGGCATGCAGGGCACGTTGGCGGGCGGATGGCGCGAGGCCGGCCGGCCGCTGATCAAGGACTACGTCGATCGCCTGGTCGCCGAGATCGGCACGCCGCCCGATGTCGCGCGGGCCGAGGCGCTGACCACGCGCCTGCCGATCTCGATCCGCATCCAGGGGCCGGTGGTGAACTGGGCATCGCATCCCGGGCGCATGGACCGGCGCGGCTTCGGACCGCGCGGCAACGAGCTGCTCAGCCGCACCACGGCCGACGGCCATCGCATCAGCTTCGGCATCGGCACGCTGCCGTGGCACGAAGGCGCGAGCGGCATCGGCTGGACCACGCTGGCGCTGCTGCTGCTGCTGATCGCCTGCGCGTTCGCCTATGTGCGACGGCTGCTGCGCCCGCTCGACGACATCCGCGAAGGCGCCGAGCGCTTCGGCCGCGGCGCCTTCGACGCGCCGATTCCGCTGCGCCGGCGCGACGAACTGGGCGATCTCGCGCAGCGCATCAACACGATGGCGCACGACCTTCAGGGCATGCTCGATGCCAAGCGCGCGCTGCTGCTGGCATTGAGCCACGAACTGCGTTCGCCGCTGACCCGCGCGCGGCTCAATGCCGAGCTGCTGCCCACCACGCCGGAGGGCCGCACCGAGCGCGAAGCCTTGCTGCGCGACCTGGGCGAGATGCGCGACCTGATCAGCGACCTGCTCGAAAGCGAGCGCCTCGCCAGCCCGCATGCGGCGCTGCATCGCGAGCCGGTCGATCTGGCCGCGCTGGTGGAGGAGGTGCTTGGCGATCTGCCCGGCGGCGCGGACGTGACACGCGAGCTCGCGCCTGGCCTGCCCGTGCTCGCGCTCGACCGCACGCGCACCCGCCTCCTGGTGCGCAACCTGCTGGACAACGCGCTGCGCTACAGCAGCGGCGCCGCGCGGCCGCCGCGCATCGCGCTGCGTGCGGCCGGCGGCGGCATCGCGCTCGAGGTGCGCGACTTCGGCCCCGGCGTCGACGCGGCGCAGCTCGAACGGCTGACCGAGCCTTTCTACCGCACCGACAGCGCGCGCCAGCGCGCGACCGGCGGCGTCGGGCTCGGCATGTACCTGTGCCGGCTGATCGCCGAGGCGCACGGCGGCTCGCTCGCGGTGCGCAATGCGCAGCCGGGGCTGCAGATCGACGTGTCGCTCCACTGA
- a CDS encoding DMT family transporter, producing MSPTLNALVAIALWASLASFGTALSHVPPFLLTGLALLVGSVLSWPSVLRDRQAWAIPARTLALGVYGLFGFHFLLFIALRHAPPVEANLVNYLWPLFMVVLAPLLLPGLSLRPMHVVAALLGFAGAAIAILGARGGDASTVGAGVSYWGFAPALGSAFIWASYSLWTKRVPAFPTTAIGLFGLISGVLSLACHVLLEPSAALSLRDGLLIVLCGLGPLGAAFFFWDMALKRGDARQLGILSYITPLASTALLMLVTGRPLSWSIALAAALIIAAAVMGSRIRA from the coding sequence ATGTCGCCCACGCTGAACGCCCTCGTCGCCATCGCCCTCTGGGCCTCGCTCGCCTCCTTCGGCACCGCGCTCTCGCATGTGCCGCCTTTCCTGCTCACGGGGCTGGCGCTGCTGGTCGGCAGCGTGCTGAGCTGGCCATCGGTGCTGCGCGACCGCCAGGCATGGGCCATCCCGGCGCGCACGCTGGCACTCGGCGTCTATGGCCTGTTCGGATTCCACTTCCTGCTTTTCATCGCGCTGCGGCATGCGCCGCCGGTGGAGGCCAACCTCGTCAACTACCTGTGGCCGCTCTTCATGGTGGTGCTGGCGCCGCTGCTGCTGCCGGGCCTGTCGCTGCGTCCGATGCACGTGGTCGCGGCGCTGCTGGGCTTCGCGGGCGCGGCGATCGCGATCCTCGGCGCGCGCGGCGGCGATGCGTCGACAGTTGGCGCGGGCGTGAGTTACTGGGGCTTCGCGCCGGCGCTGGGCTCGGCCTTCATCTGGGCCAGCTACTCGCTGTGGACGAAACGCGTGCCGGCGTTTCCGACCACGGCGATCGGCCTGTTCGGACTGATTTCAGGCGTGCTGTCGCTGGCTTGCCATGTGCTGCTCGAACCCTCGGCCGCGCTATCGCTGCGCGACGGGCTGCTGATCGTTCTGTGCGGCCTCGGTCCGCTGGGCGCGGCCTTCTTCTTCTGGGACATGGCGCTCAAGCGCGGCGATGCGCGCCAGCTCGGCATCCTGAGCTACATCACGCCGCTGGCCTCGACCGCACTGCTGATGCTCGTGACAGGCCGGCCGTTGAGCTGGAGCATCGCGCTCGCCGCCGCGCTGATCATCGCGGCCGCGGTGATGGGCTCGCGCATCCGCGCGTGA
- a CDS encoding NADP-dependent oxidoreductase, with protein sequence MSSNLSNHQVRLAKRPEGLATRDNWQFTTEPVGEPAEGGVLVKTLSLSLDPAMRGWMNEGKSYIAPVEIGAVMRAGGVGRVVASRNPGFAVGDTVYGTLGVQEYLLVAQEQVKGLAKIDLRAGSITQWLNVLGMPGMTGYFGLMDVGQPKAGETVVVSGAAGAVGQTVGQLAKIKGCRAIGIAGGQAKCDWVVKELGFDACIDYKAGPSAVRDGLKTHCPKGIDIYFDNVGGEILDAALARLARGARIVICGAISQYNNTTPVQGPKNYLSLLVHRARMQGMVVFDYADRYPVAIAELSGYLKDGRMKSREDVVEGIDTFPEALTRLFTGENFGKLVLQVAKD encoded by the coding sequence ATGAGCAGCAACCTCAGCAACCACCAGGTCCGCCTCGCCAAGCGGCCCGAAGGCCTGGCCACGCGCGACAACTGGCAGTTCACCACCGAGCCGGTCGGCGAGCCGGCCGAGGGCGGCGTGCTCGTCAAGACGCTGTCGCTCTCGCTCGACCCCGCGATGCGCGGCTGGATGAACGAGGGCAAGAGCTACATCGCGCCGGTCGAGATCGGCGCCGTCATGCGCGCGGGCGGCGTCGGCCGCGTGGTGGCCTCGCGCAACCCGGGCTTCGCGGTCGGCGACACGGTCTACGGCACGCTCGGCGTGCAGGAATACCTGCTCGTCGCGCAGGAACAGGTCAAGGGCCTGGCGAAGATCGACCTGCGCGCCGGCTCCATCACGCAATGGCTCAACGTGCTCGGCATGCCCGGCATGACCGGCTACTTCGGCCTGATGGATGTGGGCCAGCCGAAGGCCGGCGAGACGGTCGTCGTCTCGGGCGCGGCCGGCGCGGTCGGCCAGACTGTCGGCCAGCTCGCCAAGATCAAGGGCTGCCGCGCGATCGGCATCGCCGGCGGTCAGGCCAAGTGCGACTGGGTGGTGAAGGAGCTCGGCTTCGATGCGTGCATCGACTACAAGGCCGGCCCCTCGGCCGTGCGCGACGGACTGAAGACGCATTGTCCCAAGGGCATCGACATCTACTTCGACAACGTCGGCGGCGAGATCCTCGACGCGGCACTGGCGCGGCTCGCGCGCGGCGCGCGCATCGTGATCTGCGGCGCGATCAGCCAGTACAACAACACGACGCCGGTGCAGGGTCCGAAGAACTACCTGAGCCTGCTGGTCCACCGCGCGCGCATGCAGGGCATGGTGGTGTTCGACTATGCCGACCGCTATCCCGTGGCCATCGCCGAACTGTCAGGCTACCTGAAGGACGGCCGCATGAAGAGCCGCGAGGACGTGGTCGAGGGCATCGACACGTTCCCCGAAGCGCTGACGCGGCTCTTCACGGGGGAGAACTTCGGCAAGCTGGTGCTGCAGGTGGCGAAGGACTGA
- a CDS encoding cytochrome d ubiquinol oxidase subunit II, giving the protein MGFDAALPVIFMALMGVSMLVYVVSDGYDLGVGMLMHRATDAEKDVMVASIGPFWDANETWLVLGVGILLVAFPKAHGLVLGELYLPVALMLVGLTLRGVAFDFRVKARDAHKRTWDRLFFAGSTLASVAQGWMLGRYVSGFGTGWNFTLFAAAIAAALPMAYVLMGAAWLIMKTDGELQARAVQWARIAWAPMIGGLLLISMATPWISATVRERWFALPEIIALMAIPLMSGVALIAVAGVLNVRAVRGPLCWLPFALMIVVFVLGFLGLAYSIYPYVVIDKLTLWQAASSPEALKVIGVGACISVPAIAGYTVFSYRVFRGKIGELKYA; this is encoded by the coding sequence ATGGGCTTCGATGCCGCGCTGCCGGTGATCTTCATGGCGCTGATGGGCGTCTCGATGCTGGTCTATGTGGTCAGCGACGGCTACGATCTCGGCGTCGGCATGCTGATGCACCGCGCCACCGATGCCGAGAAGGACGTGATGGTCGCCTCCATCGGTCCCTTCTGGGATGCCAACGAGACCTGGCTGGTGCTGGGCGTCGGCATCCTGCTGGTCGCGTTCCCGAAGGCGCATGGGCTGGTGCTGGGCGAGCTCTACCTGCCGGTCGCGCTGATGCTGGTCGGGCTCACCTTGCGCGGCGTTGCCTTCGACTTCCGCGTCAAGGCGCGCGACGCGCACAAGCGGACCTGGGACCGCCTCTTCTTCGCCGGCTCGACGCTGGCCTCGGTGGCGCAGGGCTGGATGCTCGGGCGCTATGTGAGCGGCTTCGGCACCGGCTGGAACTTCACGCTGTTCGCGGCCGCCATCGCCGCGGCGCTGCCGATGGCCTACGTGCTGATGGGCGCGGCCTGGCTGATCATGAAGACCGACGGCGAGCTGCAGGCGCGCGCCGTGCAATGGGCGCGCATCGCATGGGCACCGATGATCGGCGGCCTGCTGCTGATCTCGATGGCGACGCCGTGGATCAGCGCGACGGTGCGCGAGCGCTGGTTCGCGCTGCCCGAGATCATCGCGCTGATGGCGATCCCGCTGATGTCCGGCGTGGCCTTGATCGCGGTGGCCGGCGTGCTCAACGTGCGTGCCGTGCGCGGCCCGCTGTGCTGGCTGCCCTTCGCGCTGATGATCGTGGTCTTCGTGCTCGGCTTCCTCGGCCTCGCGTACAGCATCTATCCCTACGTCGTCATCGACAAACTGACCCTCTGGCAGGCCGCCAGCAGCCCGGAGGCGCTCAAGGTCATCGGTGTCGGCGCATGCATTTCGGTGCCGGCCATCGCGGGCTACACGGTGTTCTCCTATCGGGTCTTCCGGGGCAAGATCGGCGAACTCAAATACGCATGA
- the phbB gene encoding acetoacetyl-CoA reductase produces MSKQRVVLVTGGMGGLGETISTKMVDAGYRLAVTYSPGNKTHAEWVAQMKERGYDILAVPCDVADFPSCTAAVADVERQLGPVDVLVNNAGITRDTTFKKMDKVNWDAVMRTNLDSLFNMTKQVADGMVERGWGRVINVSSVNGSKGAFGQTNYSAAKAGVHGFTKALALEVAKKNVTVNTISPGYIGTKMVTAIPKEVLDSKILPHIPVGRLGKPEEVAGLIIYLASEEAAFVTGANIAINGGQHMQ; encoded by the coding sequence ATGAGCAAGCAACGCGTGGTGCTGGTGACGGGCGGCATGGGCGGCCTGGGCGAGACCATCTCGACCAAGATGGTGGATGCGGGCTACCGGCTCGCGGTGACTTATTCGCCGGGCAACAAGACGCATGCCGAGTGGGTGGCGCAGATGAAGGAGCGTGGCTATGACATCCTCGCCGTGCCCTGCGACGTGGCGGACTTCCCGTCCTGCACGGCAGCGGTGGCCGACGTGGAGCGCCAGCTCGGCCCGGTCGACGTGCTGGTCAACAACGCCGGCATCACGCGCGACACCACCTTCAAGAAGATGGACAAGGTCAACTGGGACGCGGTCATGCGCACCAACCTCGACAGCCTGTTCAACATGACCAAGCAGGTCGCCGACGGCATGGTCGAGCGCGGCTGGGGACGCGTGATCAACGTCTCGTCGGTGAACGGTTCGAAGGGCGCGTTCGGCCAGACCAACTACTCGGCCGCCAAGGCCGGCGTGCACGGCTTCACCAAGGCGCTCGCGCTCGAGGTGGCGAAGAAGAACGTGACCGTCAACACCATCTCGCCCGGCTACATCGGCACCAAGATGGTCACGGCGATTCCGAAGGAAGTGCTCGACAGCAAGATCCTGCCGCACATTCCGGTGGGGCGCCTGGGCAAGCCGGAGGAAGTGGCGGGCCTGATCATCTACCTGGCCTCCGAGGAGGCGGCCTTCGTGACCGGCGCCAACATCGCGATCAACGGCGGCCAGCACATGCAGTGA
- a CDS encoding sensor histidine kinase: protein MPFAPDLRPASRTEASRRWRGLLRWCGALALVAAAAYAGHRLTMQASLKNLREAQEHRLDMLATALGADLARFDYLPALLQMTPVVPALLDAPSDAQLRDAVNRYLGGVNATAGAEMLYLLDAGGTSLAASDWDRPGTTVGQNFSFRPYVIDALRLGRGRFYGVGITSRKPGYYLSYALRRREGTGGVVTVKVNLEEDERAWRKLPGDVLLVDERGVVILSTRDDLKFRPLAPLGAGQLDEVLRSRPYGAADLMPLRWTPVQTLAADASVALLDGQPALASARMLPQAPWRLVVLDDLAPARAAARYGAITASLAMAVLLLLAVTLRQRRRAVRQKLANQAALQAAHDNLESTVVARTAQLRAAQSELVHAGKMSALGQMSASMVHELNQPLTALRTLSDSAGILLDHDRPDEVRGNLQRITGMVDRLARLTSQLKTFAHRSDAPLAPVPLARSIADAQALVGAESKAHAIAVEVDVQPAGLSVMADAAGIESLLVNLMRNAIDAMQDAPRRVLRIEARPQGARAILTVSDTGPGIRADILPRLFEPFVTSKSAGAGLGLGLVISAQSVRGVGGTLQAANREGGGACFTVDLPIAAEQE, encoded by the coding sequence ATGCCGTTCGCGCCCGATCTCCGCCCCGCATCCCGCACGGAAGCTTCGCGCCGCTGGCGTGGCCTGCTGCGCTGGTGCGGCGCACTGGCACTCGTCGCGGCCGCGGCCTACGCGGGTCACCGGCTCACGATGCAGGCGAGCCTGAAGAACCTGCGCGAGGCGCAGGAGCATCGTCTCGACATGTTGGCCACCGCGCTCGGCGCCGACCTGGCCCGCTTCGACTACCTGCCGGCCTTGCTGCAGATGACGCCGGTCGTTCCCGCGCTGCTCGATGCGCCGTCCGACGCGCAGCTGCGCGATGCCGTCAACCGCTACCTCGGCGGCGTCAATGCCACGGCGGGCGCGGAGATGCTCTACCTGCTCGATGCCGGCGGCACTTCGCTGGCAGCGTCCGACTGGGACCGGCCCGGCACCACGGTCGGACAGAATTTTTCCTTTCGACCCTATGTGATCGATGCGCTGAGGCTCGGGCGGGGCCGCTTCTACGGCGTCGGCATCACCAGCCGCAAGCCGGGCTACTACCTCTCGTATGCGTTGCGGCGTCGCGAGGGCACGGGTGGCGTGGTCACGGTCAAGGTCAATCTCGAGGAGGACGAACGCGCCTGGCGCAAGCTGCCCGGCGACGTGCTGCTGGTCGATGAGCGTGGCGTCGTCATCCTGTCCACGCGTGACGATCTGAAGTTCAGGCCGTTGGCGCCGCTGGGCGCCGGCCAGCTCGACGAGGTGTTGCGGTCGCGTCCTTACGGTGCAGCGGATCTGATGCCGCTGCGCTGGACGCCCGTGCAGACCCTGGCCGCCGATGCGAGCGTGGCCCTGCTCGACGGCCAGCCCGCGCTCGCATCGGCGCGCATGCTCCCGCAGGCGCCCTGGCGGCTGGTGGTGCTGGACGACCTCGCGCCCGCGCGCGCGGCGGCGCGCTATGGCGCGATCACCGCAAGCCTCGCAATGGCGGTGCTGCTGCTGCTGGCCGTGACCCTGCGCCAGCGCCGGCGCGCGGTGCGCCAGAAGCTGGCGAACCAGGCCGCGCTGCAGGCGGCGCACGACAACCTCGAATCGACCGTCGTCGCGCGCACCGCGCAACTGCGCGCGGCCCAGAGCGAGCTGGTGCATGCCGGCAAGATGTCCGCGCTCGGCCAGATGTCGGCGAGCATGGTGCACGAGCTGAACCAGCCCCTCACCGCGCTGCGCACGCTGTCGGACAGCGCCGGCATCCTGCTCGACCACGACCGCCCCGACGAAGTGCGCGGCAACCTGCAGCGCATCACCGGCATGGTGGACCGCCTGGCACGCCTGACCTCGCAGCTGAAGACCTTTGCCCACAGGAGCGACGCGCCGCTCGCGCCGGTGCCGCTGGCGCGCAGCATCGCCGATGCGCAGGCCCTCGTCGGTGCCGAATCGAAGGCCCATGCGATCGCCGTCGAGGTCGACGTGCAGCCCGCCGGACTCAGCGTCATGGCCGACGCCGCGGGCATCGAAAGCCTGCTGGTCAACCTGATGCGCAACGCGATCGATGCGATGCAGGACGCACCGCGGCGCGTGCTGCGCATCGAGGCCCGGCCGCAGGGCGCACGCGCGATCCTGACGGTCAGCGACACCGGCCCGGGCATCCGCGCCGACATCCTGCCGCGCCTGTTCGAACCCTTCGTCACCAGCAAGTCGGCTGGCGCCGGTCTCGGGCTGGGCCTGGTCATCTCGGCACAATCGGTGCGCGGCGTCGGCGGCACGCTGCAGGCGGCCAACCGCGAAGGCGGCGGCGCCTGCTTCACCGTCGATCTGCCGATCGCCGCAGAACAGGAGTGA
- a CDS encoding sigma-54-dependent transcriptional regulator has translation MSEAISIRVLLIEDDDDVRQSTAQALTLAGFAVESFASVERARAQIVLGAPVVVVCDVRLPGSSGTDWLPEIRTIDAEIPVILITGHGHIAMAVHAMRDGAYDFIEKPFTSERMNAIVRHAVERRQLTLQVRALRDALENWSGIQGVLIGRSAQMQQVRATVMTLAGTSADVLIYGETGTGKELVARCLHDHGERRRQHFVPLNCGGLPESLAESELFGHEAGAFTSANRVRIGKFEYAHGGTLFLDEIESMPMAVQIKLLRALQERCIERIGSNKPIPFDCRVVAASKDDLKSLSDQQKFRADLYYRIGVAFIELPPLRERREDIPLLFEHFTLLAASRYERAAPMLTHAQLADLMAYAWPGNVRELRNVADRFVLGLLGERLTQARSMGQGPSALPHGLPQQVEHFERTVIVEELRRHRGDQPATAGALGIARQTLYDKLRKLGVSAEDFK, from the coding sequence GTGAGTGAAGCCATTTCCATCCGTGTGCTGCTGATCGAGGACGACGACGACGTGCGCCAGAGCACCGCGCAGGCGCTCACCCTGGCGGGCTTCGCGGTCGAATCGTTCGCGAGCGTCGAGCGCGCACGCGCGCAGATCGTGCTGGGCGCGCCCGTCGTGGTGGTCTGCGACGTGCGTCTGCCCGGCTCGAGCGGCACCGACTGGCTGCCCGAGATCCGCACCATCGACGCCGAGATCCCGGTGATCCTGATCACCGGCCACGGCCACATCGCGATGGCGGTGCATGCGATGCGCGACGGCGCCTACGATTTCATCGAGAAGCCCTTCACCTCCGAGCGCATGAACGCCATCGTGCGCCATGCGGTGGAACGGCGGCAGCTCACGCTGCAGGTGCGCGCGCTGCGCGATGCGCTGGAGAACTGGAGCGGCATCCAGGGCGTGCTGATCGGCCGCTCTGCGCAGATGCAGCAGGTGCGCGCCACCGTCATGACGCTGGCCGGCACCTCGGCGGACGTGCTGATCTACGGCGAGACCGGCACCGGCAAGGAACTGGTCGCGCGCTGCCTGCACGACCATGGCGAGCGGCGCCGGCAGCACTTCGTTCCGCTCAACTGCGGCGGTCTGCCCGAATCGCTCGCCGAGAGCGAACTCTTCGGCCACGAAGCGGGCGCCTTCACGAGCGCCAACCGCGTGCGCATCGGCAAGTTCGAATACGCGCACGGCGGCACGCTGTTCCTCGACGAGATCGAGAGCATGCCGATGGCCGTGCAGATCAAGCTGCTGCGCGCGCTGCAGGAGCGCTGCATCGAACGCATCGGCTCGAACAAGCCCATCCCCTTCGATTGCCGCGTCGTCGCGGCCAGCAAGGACGACCTCAAGTCGCTGAGCGACCAGCAGAAGTTCAGGGCCGACCTGTACTACCGCATCGGCGTCGCCTTCATCGAACTGCCGCCGCTGCGCGAACGGCGTGAGGACATTCCGCTGCTGTTCGAGCACTTCACGCTGCTGGCGGCCAGCCGCTACGAGCGCGCCGCGCCGATGCTCACCCACGCGCAGCTCGCCGATCTGATGGCCTATGCATGGCCCGGCAACGTGCGCGAGCTGCGCAACGTGGCCGACCGCTTCGTGCTCGGCCTCCTCGGCGAACGCCTGACGCAGGCGCGCAGCATGGGCCAGGGGCCATCCGCGCTGCCGCACGGGCTGCCGCAGCAGGTCGAGCATTTCGAGCGCACCGTGATCGTCGAGGAGTTGCGCCGCCATCGCGGCGACCAGCCCGCCACCGCAGGCGCACTCGGCATCGCGCGGCAGACGCTGTACGACAAGCTGCGAAAGCTCGGCGTGTCGGCCGAGGACTTCAAGTGA
- a CDS encoding Spy/CpxP family protein refolding chaperone, translating into MKHWFKRSLFGIAGAALLAGSLAGCAGSRHGWSGDSAEFRARIVERVGSRLDLDAVQKQKLAVLTEKIQAQRAALRGGGDPRAEFRALFAGAKLDQERAKKLADDKMAALQAGSPEVIAAAADFFDNLNPAQQQKVREFMERGRRWRG; encoded by the coding sequence ATGAAACACTGGTTCAAGCGTTCCCTCTTCGGTATCGCCGGCGCGGCCCTGCTCGCCGGCAGCCTGGCCGGCTGTGCCGGTTCCCGCCACGGCTGGAGCGGCGACTCCGCCGAATTCCGCGCCCGCATCGTCGAGCGCGTCGGCAGCCGGCTCGACCTCGACGCGGTACAGAAGCAGAAGCTCGCCGTGCTGACCGAGAAGATCCAGGCGCAACGCGCGGCACTGCGCGGCGGCGGCGATCCGCGCGCCGAGTTCCGCGCGCTGTTCGCCGGCGCCAAGCTCGACCAGGAGCGCGCGAAGAAGCTGGCCGACGACAAGATGGCGGCGCTGCAGGCGGGCAGTCCTGAAGTGATCGCGGCGGCGGCCGACTTTTTCGACAACCTGAATCCGGCGCAGCAGCAGAAGGTGCGGGAATTCATGGAGCGTGGTCGCCGTTGGAGAGGATAA
- a CDS encoding cytochrome ubiquinol oxidase subunit I — translation MDALILARMQFAANITFHILFPTISIALGWVLLFFRLRWRRATRRGEPALAQAWLDAYRFWTKVFALSFALGVVSGITMSFQFGTNWPGFMEKVGNIAGPLLGYEVLTAFFLEAGFLGVMLFGHGKVSEGVHLMSSFFVAFGTTLSAFWILALNSWMQTPAGYEIVDGIYHVKSWVDVIFNPSFPYRFTHMLLASALTCAFLLTGLSAWQLLRGVGRRSAAPVMRVGLTLAAMLVPLQIVVGDAHGLNTLEHQPAKIAAMEGVWQTERRVPLLLFAIPDAATRSNHFELAVPGVASLILTHQADGEIKGLNEFPDAHPPPLPLFFAFRIMVGMGLLMLATSWVGWWLYRRAKWQPARLPRALLWGFACMTFSGWVATVAGWYVTEIGRQPFIVYGLVRTADVASAVAPSMIGLTLALYVTLYLSLIVAYVSVLKYMAEKPDAVLEIEAAEEIATPAGAITGQLPAGASS, via the coding sequence ATGGACGCCCTGATCCTGGCCCGCATGCAGTTCGCGGCCAACATCACCTTCCACATCCTGTTCCCGACCATCAGCATCGCGCTGGGCTGGGTGCTGCTGTTCTTCCGGCTGCGCTGGCGCCGCGCGACGCGGCGCGGCGAGCCTGCGCTGGCGCAGGCCTGGCTGGATGCCTACCGCTTCTGGACCAAGGTGTTCGCGCTCAGCTTCGCGCTCGGCGTCGTCAGCGGCATCACCATGAGCTTCCAGTTCGGCACCAACTGGCCGGGCTTCATGGAGAAGGTCGGCAACATCGCCGGCCCGCTGCTCGGCTACGAAGTGCTCACGGCCTTCTTCCTCGAAGCCGGCTTCCTCGGCGTGATGCTGTTCGGCCATGGCAAGGTGAGCGAAGGCGTGCACCTGATGTCGAGCTTCTTCGTCGCCTTCGGCACCACGCTGTCGGCGTTCTGGATCCTGGCGCTGAATTCGTGGATGCAGACGCCGGCCGGCTACGAGATCGTCGATGGCATTTATCACGTGAAGAGCTGGGTCGACGTGATCTTCAACCCGTCATTTCCCTACCGCTTCACGCACATGCTGCTGGCCTCGGCATTGACCTGCGCCTTCCTGCTGACCGGCCTCTCGGCCTGGCAGCTGCTGCGCGGCGTGGGCCGGCGGTCGGCGGCGCCGGTGATGCGCGTCGGCCTCACGCTCGCAGCGATGCTGGTGCCGCTGCAGATCGTGGTCGGCGATGCGCACGGCCTCAACACGCTCGAACACCAGCCGGCCAAGATCGCCGCCATGGAAGGCGTGTGGCAGACCGAGCGCCGCGTGCCGCTCTTGCTGTTCGCGATCCCCGATGCGGCGACGCGCAGCAACCATTTCGAGCTCGCGGTGCCGGGCGTCGCGAGCCTGATCCTCACGCACCAGGCCGATGGCGAGATCAAGGGCCTGAACGAGTTCCCCGACGCGCATCCGCCGCCGTTGCCGCTGTTCTTCGCCTTTCGCATCATGGTCGGCATGGGCCTGCTGATGCTGGCGACCAGCTGGGTCGGCTGGTGGCTGTACCGGCGCGCGAAGTGGCAACCGGCACGCTTGCCGCGCGCGCTGCTCTGGGGCTTCGCATGCATGACCTTCTCGGGCTGGGTCGCGACCGTGGCCGGCTGGTACGTCACCGAGATCGGGCGCCAGCCCTTCATCGTCTATGGCCTGGTGCGCACCGCCGACGTGGCCTCGGCGGTGGCACCCTCGATGATCGGCCTCACGCTGGCGCTGTACGTGACGCTTTACCTGTCCCTGATCGTCGCCTATGTCTCGGTGCTGAAGTACATGGCCGAGAAGCCCGATGCGGTGCTCGAGATCGAGGCCGCCGAAGAGATCGCGACGCCGGCCGGCGCCATCACCGGACAGCTGCCGGCAGGAGCCTCGTCATGA
- a CDS encoding response regulator transcription factor, whose protein sequence is MARILLIDDDAHLAAPLASYFARFDCVLDSASRPSEGLAKLRAESYDAAILDVMLPEMDGFALCREIRKESDIPIVMLTARGDVMDRVVGLELGADDYLPKPFEPRELVARVQTILRRQRTAPAQPASAQRRVFEGLAIDLDKREVLRLGERVELTGTEFELLALLAGEPGKVFSRDDILNRLRGHEADLYTRAVDIVVSRLRKKLEPLDCIKTLRNAGYALAVGKG, encoded by the coding sequence ATGGCTCGCATCCTGCTGATCGACGACGACGCACACCTGGCCGCGCCGCTGGCAAGCTACTTCGCGCGCTTCGACTGCGTGCTCGACAGCGCATCGCGGCCGAGCGAAGGGCTGGCCAAGCTGCGCGCCGAAAGCTACGACGCAGCCATCCTCGACGTCATGCTGCCCGAGATGGACGGCTTCGCGCTGTGCCGCGAGATCCGAAAGGAGAGCGACATCCCGATCGTGATGCTGACCGCGCGCGGCGACGTGATGGACCGCGTGGTGGGCCTCGAGCTGGGCGCCGACGACTACCTGCCCAAGCCCTTCGAGCCGCGCGAGCTGGTGGCGCGGGTGCAGACCATCCTGCGGCGTCAGCGCACGGCGCCGGCGCAGCCCGCATCCGCGCAGCGCCGCGTGTTCGAAGGCCTCGCCATCGACCTCGACAAGCGCGAAGTGCTGCGCCTGGGCGAGCGCGTGGAGCTCACGGGCACCGAGTTCGAGCTGCTCGCGCTGCTGGCCGGCGAGCCGGGCAAGGTCTTCAGCCGCGACGACATCCTCAACCGGCTGCGCGGCCACGAAGCCGATCTCTACACGCGCGCGGTCGACATCGTGGTGAGCCGGCTGCGCAAGAAGCTGGAGCCGCTCGACTGCATCAAGACGCTGCGCAACGCGGGCTATGCGCTCGCGGTCGGAAAGGGCTAG